One part of the Trichomycterus rosablanca isolate fTriRos1 chromosome 25, fTriRos1.hap1, whole genome shotgun sequence genome encodes these proteins:
- the LOC134302179 gene encoding G-protein coupled receptor 83-like has product MQCLCALLSLTYLAVGFSAARSHSATNGSSLHELLQVEGGQNGSGLYALDEGALADWRSLAGRKREGAERQHAAVRALLIFSYSVIIVVSLFGNVLVCHVVMKNKRVRSATSLFIANLAVADIFITLLNTPFTLVILYPLKPRMCTSQGAVCIVFIWLMASCFSLPHAIFQNLLTFVYSKDIVRSLCVPDFPDPSELYRQYLDLASFVLLYVLPLLMITAAYSAVARRLWRRNAIGDVTSEQYFLQRRKRKRTIKMLVLVVLVFAVCWFPLNCYVVLLSSHAIHSNNGIYFSFHWLAMSSTCYNPFIYCWLNQSFRAELTYLLSMCRNGRPGGRGGDSRGQETARMPPQLSGDHRAAWPESHASSRPSDHKESHALRTTSLGQSGKTDILSVEPIVNVS; this is encoded by the exons ATGCAGTGTCTGTGTGCGCTCCTCTCTCTCACCTACCTGGCCGTAGGTTTCTCTGCCGCCCGGTCGCACAGCGCCACTAACGGCTCGTCTCTGCACGAGCTGCTCCAGGTGGAGGGCGGACAGAACGGCTCGGGCCTGTACGCCCTGGACGAAGGCGCGCTGGCGGACTGGCGCTCTCTGGCGGGCAGGAAGCGTGAGGGCGCAGAGCGGCAGCACGCGGCGGTGAGGGCGCTTCTGATCTTCAGCTACTCCGTCATTATCGTGGTGTCGCTGTTCGGGAACGTGCTGGTGTGCCACGTGGTGATGAAGAACAAGCGCGTGCGCTCGGCCACCAGCCTCTTCAtcgccaacctggcagtggcggaTATCTTCATCACCCTGCTGAACACCCCGTTTAcgctg gtgatcCTGTACCCCCTGAAGCCGAGGATGTGCACCAGTCAGGGCGCCGTGTGTATCGTCTTCATATGGTTGATGGCGAGCTGCTTCTCTCTACCACACGCCATCTTTCAGAACCTCCTCACCTTCGTCTACAG taAGGACATCGTTCGCTCTCTTTGCGTGCCGGATTTTCCCGACCCGTCGGAGCTGTACCGTCAGTACCTGGACCTTGCCAGCTTCGTGCTGCTGTACGTGCTGCCGCTCCTCATGATCACGGCGGCGTACTCGGCCGTGGCCCGTCGTCTGTGGCGGCGCAACGCCATCGGCGACGTGACGAGCGAGCAGTACTTCCTGCAGCGGCGTAAGAGGAAGCGCACCATCAAGATGCTGGTGCTGGTGGTGCTGGTGTTCGCCGTGTGCTGGTTCCCCCTAAACTGCTATGTGGTTCTGCTGTCCAGCCACGCCATCCACTCCAACAACGGCATCTACTTCAGCTTCCACTGGCTCGCCATGAGCTCCACCTGCTACAACCCCTTCATCTACTGCTGGCTCAACCAGAGCTTCAGGGCCGAGCTCACCTACCTACTGAGCATGTGCAGGAACGGGCGCCCCGGGGGGCGGGGCGGCGACAGCCGGGGGCAGGAGACTGCCCGAATGCCTCCGCAGCTGAGCGGCGACCACAGGGCGGCATGGCCGGAGAGCCACGCCTCCTCGCGGCCTTCCGACCACAAGGAAAGCCACGCCCTCAGGACCACGTCTCTCGGCCAATCAGGGAAGACCGATATCCTGTCGGTAGAGCCGATCGTAAACGTCAGCTGA